The sequence GTTGATTCAGCTAAAGAGAATTTAAAACTTAACTCAGTAGATAACATAGAGATATTAGAAGGTAACTTATTAGATGTGGTTGAAGGTAAAGCAGATCTAGTAGTTGCCAATATTTTAGCAGAAATAATATGTTTTGTTGTTGAAGATGTTAAGAAGGCTTTAAATAAAGGTGGAGTATTCATTTCTTCAGGAATAATTCATGACAGAAGACAAATGGTTATAGACAAATTAGAGGAAAATGGTTTTGAAGTTATAGAAGTAAATAAGGATGGAGAATGGAATTGTATAGTAGCTAAGCTTAAATAAAAAGAATTATAGTTACAGGAATACAATTTATGAATCTAAGCTTAAATTTAAGAAGGGATGAAACTGAGATGCATAAGTTCTTTACAGAAGCAGAGAATTTTCAAGGTGATGAAGCTTTTATATATGGTGATGATGTAAAGCATCTATATAAGGTTGTAAGGCTTGTAGAAGGCGATAAGATAGTTTTGAATAATTATATTGGGGAAGAGTTCCTTTGCAATATAGAAGAGATTACTAAGCAATCTGTTAGGGTGAAAATAATTGAAAAATTAGAAATCAATAATGAAAGTAATATAGAAATATATTTATTTCAAGGTTTGCCTAAGGCAGCAAAAATGGATTTGATTGTACAAAAAGCTACAGAACTAGGTGTTAAAAAGATAATCCCAACTATTACTGGAAGAGTAGATGTAAAATTAAAGGGAGAATTTAAGAAGTTAGATAGACTTCAAAGAATAGCTAATGAAGCTTGTAAGCAATGTAAAAGAACTCTTGTACCAAGGGTAGAAGCACCAGTAGAGTTCAAGGATTTGCTAGCACAGGCAGATGAATTTGACTTGGTAGTTGTTCCTTATGAAAATGCAGAAAATAAAGGTATGAAGTACATTGCTAATAAGTATAGAGATAAAGAAATTAAGACTGTTGCCATTGTAGTAGGACCAGAAGGTGGTTTTGAAGAGGAAGAGATAAACACACTTGTTGAGAATGGTGCTGAGATAATAACATTGGGAAACAGAATACTAAGAACAGA comes from Clostridium sp. TW13 and encodes:
- a CDS encoding 16S rRNA (uracil(1498)-N(3))-methyltransferase, with the translated sequence MHKFFTEAENFQGDEAFIYGDDVKHLYKVVRLVEGDKIVLNNYIGEEFLCNIEEITKQSVRVKIIEKLEINNESNIEIYLFQGLPKAAKMDLIVQKATELGVKKIIPTITGRVDVKLKGEFKKLDRLQRIANEACKQCKRTLVPRVEAPVEFKDLLAQADEFDLVVVPYENAENKGMKYIANKYRDKEIKTVAIVVGPEGGFEEEEINTLVENGAEIITLGNRILRTETAGFVCSSLLQYEFGDLGGTI